Within the Oncorhynchus masou masou isolate Uvic2021 chromosome 1, UVic_Omas_1.1, whole genome shotgun sequence genome, the region cttcaatggttgtacgaagttgctggatattggagggaactggaacacgctgttgtacacgtcaatccagagcatcccaaacatgctcaattagTGAcattgaagtgctttgaaaggctggtcatggctcacatcaaccctATCATGTCCGGAAACCCTAGATCCACCCcattttgcataccgccccaacagatgatgcaatctcaatcgcactccacactgccctttcccacctggacaaaaggaacacctgtgtgagaatgttgttaattgactacagctcagcattcaacaccacagtgccctcaaagctcatcactaagctaaggaccctgggactaaacacttccctctgcaactagatcctggaattcctgacaggccacccccaggtggtaaggttgGGCAGGTAAGGGTAGGtgggtgcttagtcccctcctgtactccctgttcacccacgagtgcaaggccaagcacaactccaacaccatcattaagtttgctgacaacacaacagtggtaggtctgatcgccaacaacaatgagacagcctatagggagggggtcaaagacctggcagtgtggtgccaggacaaaaacctctccctcaaagtgagcaagacaaaggagctgatcgtggactataggaaaatgagggccgaacaggcccccatttaCATCaatggggctgaagtggagcggattgagaatttcaagttccttggagtccacatcaccaacatacTAACAtggcccaaacacaccaagacagtagtgaagagggcacgacaacaccttttcccccccaggagaatgaaaatatttggcatggatcctcaaaaggttctactgctgcactatcgagagcatcctgaccggttgcatcaccatcTGGtatgtaaggcgctacagaggatagtgcccccagtacatcactgggaccaagcttcctgacattcaggacatatactaggtggtgtcagaggaagacctaAAAAAACTCAAAGACTCcaatcacccaagtcatagactgttctctttgctacagcactacaagcggtaccggagcaccaagtataggacaaaaggctccttaacagcttctacccccaagccataagactgctgaacaattaatcaaatggtcacccgtactatttacattgacccccccaccccacacacatctttgtttttacaatgctgctactcgctgtttactaTCTAtggtcactttacaaattacctcaattaacctatacccatgcacattgactcggtaccggtaccctctcTGTATAGCCTCGTTTTTGTTAAGTACATTTCTTGTgttattttatttagtaaatattttcttaactccatttcttaaactgcatttttggttaagggcatttaagtaagcatttcacggtaaagtctacaactcttgtattcggcgcatgtgacaaataaaatttgatttgatttctggtgagtatgcagacgactgaagaactggaacattttcagcttccgggAATTGTGTAAAGATCCTTGAGACAAAGgtccatgcattatcatgctgaaacatgaggtgatggcggcggatgaaagacactacaatgggcctcaggatctcgtcacagtatcgctgtgcattcaaattgccatcgagaaaatgcaattgtgttcgttgtccgtagcttgtgccagcccataccataaccccaccatggggcagtcTGTTCACAACGTCACATCACAAATCGCTCTCCCACACGACACTATACAtgatgtctgccatctgcccagtacagtgaAAAccggattcatccatgaagagcacacttctccagcgtgccagtggccatccaaggtgagaatttgcccactgaagttagTTACGaagccaaactgcagtcaggtcaagacccttgtgaggacgacaagcacgcagatgagcttccctgagacggtttctgacagtttgtgcataaATTCTTGGGTTGTGCAAacctacagtttcatcagctgacctggtggctggtctcagacgatcctgcagatGAAAAAGCTGGATGTGAAGGtcttgggctggcatggttacacgtggtctgcggttgtgacgctggttggacgtactgccaaattctcaaaaacaacGTTGTTGGTGGCTTATGGTAGTGAAATGGACATTcaattatttggcaacagctctggtgtaaATTCCTGTAGTCGatatgccaattgcacactccctcaaaacttgagacatctgtggcaatatgttgtgacaaaactgcacattttagaatggccttttattgtttacagaacaaggtgcatctgtgtaatgagcatgctgtttaatcagcttcttaatatgacacacctgtcaggtggatggattatcttggcaaaggagaaatgcccaCAAACAGTGATATAAACCAATTTGTGCACAACAATTCAGAGtaatacgctttttgtgcatatgaacaatttcttggatcttttatttcagctcatgaaacatgggaccaacactttgccatcttggcaaatgagaaatgctcacaaacagggatgtaaacacatttgtgaacAATTCAAAGAAATACACTTTAATACACTTtacatgtgtttatatttttgttcagtgtagttattaGTTATTTGGGGAATTTGGCACCATCACCTGGGACACTAGGGGGAGTGTTTGTATTACCTCCACTCCCTTTTCCCCTTCTATTCATAACAGGAGAAACTATTGAGCAGTatggtttaaaaaaaactaaaacatcAGTAGGCCTAATAACACAGAAAGAAGACAAGGGATCCAAATATGATCCAAATTCAATGTGCCACATGCTTGAAAGTTGAAAGGAACTCAACTACTGGGCGTGTTCGAGCAGATCAGATTTCTGCAGTCGGTGGCCATCGTTGATCACCAACTTTCAATGTGTGTTGCATTAGGCCATGGCCACATTACAATTTTGTGTATGAAAATTCCATATGGACACAATTTTTTTTTCAAATAGGAGTCTTCTGTTACCGGATAAATGACACAGAGTTCCTGACCAAAAATTCAAATTGTCCATCTTTTCAAGTATGCAACGAGACTGAACACATCTGAAAAAAGTGGAGATGAGTTGTATTTTTGACAGACAAAAATGGACAATGATGTATGTCATATGATTGCATCCATGTTCAAGTCTCAGTATTCCCATACCCTTTAGACACCAACTGCACCCTGTAGCCACGGCCTGCATTGTGGGTGGGTCCATTGTCAACCAATTAGGgtgtttttgtttgacccacACTAACGTCCCACACAATGTCAATTGAACCTTGATTGTGGGAACCTTAAACAGTATCCTTTCATATCAACTCCAAGTACAAAAACTACCCTTACTGTATGTACACGGTTTTACCACAGACTCAGCTGAAGAGGTTTACTGTGGCACAGCTTGCACCTGAACCATAACACTTCCTGAGCTAATTGAAACGCAACTGGTGAGGAAGTGTCGTAGCTCCGTTGCAACCTGTGCCACAGTAAACATCGCCCAGAGAATCTGTGTTAAAACGGTTGCCTGGAGGAATGAACCCAAACTGTATTGCTTGATGAAGTAGAACAGTGTTCCATTGTCATACGCAAGTAAGGAGTCCAGTTACAAATTCTACAAAGTGGACCTCCGTATTAAAATAAACACTTGGAAAACAAATCTTACCATTACAGTTTAAGTCTGTTTACACAAACAGAACCCATCCTTATGTGCTATTGACAAGTTATACGTTTTGTGGTATGAAAATCATATTTAATTGATTTATCGCATGAAATGTAGTCCTCCAGACAATTTGGTTTGTGTGGTCTACCCTCAATTCCTGTATCACGCCAGCCATCAAATCTAACAAAAATGCATCACTTAAATCATTGCTTGCTTTTACACCAATGAGCCATTATCAAAATGAAATCCGTACAGTATTTAGTGTGATGCTGCTTCATCTATAAACCACACATTCTTCTCCCCATCGCCAAAATAATCCCGCATTCAACATAGAACTGGGAAGTCTAGTATAACAGAGGAAAATAGAACAGAAGTGCCTTCAGTATTCATCAAGATTATCTGCCTTGGGGATGGATAGGCCTCTGTCCTTCAGTGCGGTCACCTTGGCTTTCTCTGTCTCCTGCTTAGCTTGCTGTTGCAATCGCTGCTCCTCTAGGATCTCCTCTATAGAAACCTGCTGCAAGACTGTGTCACACGGCTTATCCATGTCCTAAAGAGGGAAACACCATATTAAACATACTGTAAACCTACATGTCACACATGTCCTGCTGGAGAACAATCGCAGTGGCACACACATGTAAACCCCAGCAACTGATTATCATCAACTGTGTGATCAGTGTGTGAACCACGCAACTGAGGTGACAACTAAAGTTTCAGGCAAAATGAATCATGTGAGCATATTGGAAAACTGCTATAGACTCAATTAACTGGCCTAATCAACAGGGTACTTTAACACAAACACATTTCTATGTGTAGGCATACTGTACGAGGAAGGCGAAATAATCATTGATAAAGAACAAGAGGGTGGCATGGATGAATACTTACTATTTCACCAAGCAAAACAACATTCTCTCCTCTCACAATGAAGATTCCTCTGGGGATGTCCCCAAACTTCTTGCCCACATGGATGCGCTCGACTGTTTGATGGAAAACTAGGTTGGCTGAAAGAGAGGTTAAGAGATGGTGCAGTTTATATAATTTTACCTTTGATTGCCTGAATGTGGCTACTTGTGAATAGGTCACACTATTTCAAGGCTTATGTAGTAGGTATTTTAGTAAACTCAATTCCATCTCAATGTATGGAAGATATCCATAGGGGATCTAAACTAGAGCTAACTTAGTATGCCAAGTGAACTAGTGTGTTTAAACTACTATAGGATTTGTTAGGTGGTTTATTTGCCATACCAAACTGGTCGATGCTTCTAAGAAACCCAATTAGCGTTCTTCCATCGCGAAGAAGTACAAGATGCTTTTCTGCAAGAGAAAAATGACTGTATATAGAAGAGCGACAGCAAGCGGATACAAAGTATCCAATCGTTGTCCTCAACACTGAGTTTGGAGAATAAATAGTTACAAGAAGGGGTTTACAATATAACTGTAACTGTATCTAATAATCATGATCATCATCACTGTTTTCAGAAGGTTGGAAACAGTGCGAACTTGCTCACACTGCTGCCGTCACTCAGCCTAACATTCGCTATCCCTACTTACTGTCTATGTCATCAATGAGACTCGCGGTCCCTGGCATGTAGTTCATTGTGATCGTGTGTAGCTATCTCTACGGTTAAAATGTAGCTAATCGCTGTGTATAAAATGTACTAAGCCATGAATCGTTCAAAATAAGATCAGAGTCTTAATAAGCATCTCTTCAGCAACACTAAAAAAGCACTTCCGGGTCACGGAATTTCCGATATTTTCATAACAAAAGTCCCCAACTTAGTAGTAGAAAGGTTCCAACAACCTGTATTCTCTCTACAGGAAGCACACTTGAAGTAATGCACGCTCGGGGAAAGACTTCCTGTCAAATATTAAACCCTTTAAGCACCAATGGCAAGGAACATTGGAATTTTTTTATTCTATTTATTCTGATGATCTAAtatagatacactacatgacaaaaagtatgtggacatctgctcatcgaacatctaattccaaaatcatgggcattaatatggagttggtcccccctttactgctataatagtctccactcttttgggaaggctttccactagatgttggaacattgctgcggagacttgcttccattcagccacaagagcattagtgaggtcagacactgatgttgggcgattaggcctggctcgcagtcagtgttccaattcatcccaaaggagtTCGAtgcggttgaggtcagggctctgggcAGGCCAATCAAATTcatccacaccaatctcgacaaaccatttctgtacggaccttgctttgtgcacaggggcattgtcatgctgaaacaggaaagggccttccccaaactgttgccacaaagttggaagcacagaatcatctagaatgtcattgtatgctgtagcattaagactTTCCTTCacaggaactaaggggcctaacccgaaccatgtaaaacagccccagaccattattcctcctccatcaaactttacagttggcattatgcattggggcaggtagcattctcctggcatctgccaaacccagattcatccgtcggaccgccagatggtgaagcgtgattcatcactcgagAGAACGAGTTTCCAATGCTCCTGAGTCCAAtgacggcgagctttacaccactccagccgacgcttggcattgtacatggtgatcttatgcttatgtgcggctgctcggctattgaaaccaatttcatgacgctcccgactaacagttattgtgcagATGTTGCTTCCAGGGGTAGTTTGGAACTAAGGATGTAGATTTAGGACATTGCATGTTTCTAATAATGTAATACCTTTAAATAAGTAGCCCTTTAATTTGTAAGACAAATTTCCTGTGTCTATGACGCCCTCCGCTTGGTGAAATGCAGACCCGGTGGCGAGCGTGGTGAAACTGAAAAGACATCGTCTGTCCTTTTGAATCAGAGTCTTTACCTGATAAAGTAATGATAGGATGTGTCAATTATTCAGTGAGAGCTTTTGTGCCAAACCCACAACAGTGTTTCTGATGCTAAGCTCATGGTCATGATGCAGTAgagtgtaggagggagattccaagatgtgagaagtgtgcaggaatACATGGGACAAAGCAATGTGTGGTGTCGGTGGGAAAAaactgtcactgtcactagccggctaccacctgaTTACTCATCCCTGAACCTTAGAGGATGCGACCCTATGTACATAGATCTGGAACACTGGTCACGTTAATCAGTTTTACGTACAGCGTTACTCAtttaatatgtacagtatatgctgtattctagtcaagtaCATTctattcaactattgctgtacatgTACAATTCTATACATGTGTTCTTCAGATCTACTATGTATTCTGTCCACATACTacccataatgtctatacattccatcacacacatacagtaccagtaaaaagtttggacacacctactcattcaagggtttttctttatttgtactatttttacattgtagaataatagtgaagacatcaaaactatgaaataacacatatggggaAAAAATGTTCAtatattttacattcttcaaagtagccaccctttgccttgatgacagctttgcacaatcttggcactctcaaccagcttcacctggaatgcttttccatctgtcttgaaggagttcccagatatgctgagcacttgttggctgcttttccctcACTCTGTGgtgcaactcatcccaaaccatctcaattgcattgaggttgggtgattgtggaggccaggtcatctgatgcagcactccatcactctccttggtcaaatagcccttacacagcctggaggtgtgttgggtcattgtcctgttgaaaaacaaatgatagtcccactaagcgcaaaccagatgggatggcgtatcgctgcataatgctgtggtagccatgctggttaactgtgccttgaattctaaataagtcacAGACAGTGTccaagcaaagcacccccgcacctcttccatgcttcacgatgggaaccaccGCTGTGctacaaagacacggcggttggaaataAAAATcaaagatttccaccggtctaatgtccactgctcatatttcttggcccaagcaagtctcttctttttattggtgtccttcagtagtggtttctttgcagtaattcaaccatgaaggcctgattcacacagtctcctctgaacagttgatgttgagatgtgtctgctgcttgaactccgtgaagcatttatttgggctgcaatttttgaAGCTGGTAGCTCTGAAGAACAtctcctctgcaacagaggtaactctgggtcttcctttcctgtggtggtcctcatgagagccagattcttcatagcgcttgatggtttttgagactgcacttgaagaaactttaaacgTTTTTGAaactttccagattgactgaccttcatgtcttaaagcaatAATGGACTaccttttctctttgcttacttgagctgttcttggcattggctcaaacgcattaaggaaagaaattccacaaatgaactttgaacaaggcacacctattaattaaaatgcattccagatgactacctcatgaagctggatgagagaataccaagagtgtgcaaggctgtcatcaaggcaaagggtggctactttgaagaatctcaaatataacaaaatatattttgatttgttaaacactttttttggtttctacatgattccatatgtgttatttcatagttttgatgtcttcactattattctacaatgtacaaataaagaaaaaccattgaatgagtaggtgtgcccaaacttttgactggtactacatatatatatacagtgccttgcgaaagtattcggcccccttgaactttgcgaccttttgccacatttcaggcttcaaacataaatatataaaactatttttttgtgaagaatcaacaacaagtgggacacaatcatgaagtggaacgacatttattggatatttcaaacttttttaacaaatcaaaaactgaaaaattgggcgtgcaaaattattcagcccctttactttcagtgcagcaaactctctccagaagttcagtgaggatctctgaatgatccaatgttgacctaaatgactaatgatgataaatacaatccacctgtgtgtaatcaagtctccgtataaatgcacctgcactgtgatagtctcagaggtccgttaaaagcgcagagagcatcatgaagaacaaggaacacaccaggcaggtccgagatactgttgtgaagaagtttaaagccggatttggatacaaaaagatttcccaagctttaaacatcccaaggagcactgtgcaagcgataatattgaaatggaaggtgtatcagaccactgcaaatctaccaagacctggccgtccctctaaactttcagctcatacaaggagaagactgatcagagatgcagccaagaggcccatgatcactctggatgaactgcagagatctacagctgaggtgggagactctgtccataggacaacaatcagtcgtatattaaacaaatctggcctttctggaagagtggcaagaagaaagccatttcttaaagatatccataaaaagtgttgtttaaagtttgccacaagccacctgggagacacaacaaacatgtggaagaaggtgctctggtcagatgaaaccaaaattgaactttttggcaacaatgcaaaacgttatgtttggcgtaaaagcaacacagctcatcaccctgaacacaccatctccactgtcaaacatggtggtggcagcatcatggtttgggcctgcttttcttcagcagggacagggaagatggttaaaattgatgggaagatggatggagccaaatacaggaccattctggaagaaaacctgatggagtctgcaaaagacctgagactgggacggagatttgtcttccaacaagacaatgatccaaaacataaagcaaaatctacaatggaatggttcaaaaacaaacatatccaggtgttagaatggccaagtcaaagtccagacctgaatccaatcgagaatctgtggaaagaactgaaaactgctgttcacaaatgctctccatccaacctcactgagctcgagctgttttgcaaggaggaatgggaaaaaatttcagtctctcgatgtgcaaaactgatagagacataccccaagcgacttacagctgtaatcgcagcaaaaggtggcgctacaaagtattaacttatgggggctgaataattttgcacgcccaatttttcagtttttgatttgttaaaaaaagtttgaaatatccaataaatgtcattccacgtcatgattgtgtcccacttgttgttgattcttcacaaaaaaaaagttttatatctttatgtttgaagcctggaatgtggcaaaaggtcacaaagttcaagggggccgaatactttcgcaaggcactgtatatatatatatatatttattttttttgactggtactgtatgtgtgtgtgtatatacacacacgcacatacagtcaggtccataaaTATTTGGACATTGGCCAAGTTATTAACATTTTGGCTCTGTATGCCACCACAACAGATTTGGATTAAACAATCAGCTGAAAGTGCAGACTTGGAATGGGGTGgggttttaaaaaataaataaataggggtatacagtggcgattttagcatgtaaatcttggtggggccacaaaaaaacatgtgggatgcatgccagcaaagtcaCTACACAACAGAACATTAAACAATACAATAATTGCACTATACCagtgctacacctggctatcagcaaaACAGcgcattcagcctcatttactgcctttaaaaaaacatagctgatatggctgacttgcttaaacaaatgtggtttcgactgacaattgagatgtacaaactatgcaATAAGTGGATGACAAGTGTATAAGCGTCAATCAGTAATTTCGATAAAgccattaatgagcgagctaggacggacgtagtcaacataactatttgttcagcacttttgaaatgtacagcgacagaattcagaacatgggccgttctcaCAGCGTTCTTCTTGTACACCAAGTCAacaccataggataaataaagggggcatatatgCAGACAATGAAAACTCTTACAATATTCTATGAAAACATTTctcaggttataggctacatgtgcaccaccaagtcagaacagtcagcaaaattaagaggtgaaaatagaccaaattattagggtgatgcacatgggctactaacagcttactacccaacatttatgcagcagcatacaagacatttttggactcaccttttGTGCTGTGCTTACTTGAACAGGAAAGTGGCgcggcggtccttcgtgggcaaattttgtcatcaaagtctgtcattctctggactTGGTGCTgtcaactgggaactcgggagaAAAGGTTGAATCAGTGATGACGTCAGTGaccttcaggtcgtagctctagaaagagaccCGAGTTCCAATTCCGAGTTGGACGaaagttcaaaacgtattttcccagttgtAGCTCGTTTTTCCAGAGttctcagttgtcttgaacaaactaaagtcagattttgcagttaagttgttttgagcgcgacacaaatcatgcttcattgacagcatggccaatgttgaatgtttataattttaaacaaggaaaagagacccttaactttagatttgggaccacacagccgctccactgaatagcaggctaacaATTGCTTTgtaatgcttgcagttagccactgattccttccaaacca harbors:
- the lsm1 gene encoding U6 snRNA-associated Sm-like protein LSm1; its protein translation is MNYMPGTASLIDDIDKKHLVLLRDGRTLIGFLRSIDQFANLVFHQTVERIHVGKKFGDIPRGIFIVRGENVVLLGEIDMDKPCDTVLQQVSIEEILEEQRLQQQAKQETEKAKVTALKDRGLSIPKADNLDEY